One segment of Proteus appendicitidis DNA contains the following:
- the pntA gene encoding Re/Si-specific NAD(P)(+) transhydrogenase subunit alpha → MRIGIPKERLSNETRVAATPATVTQLIKLGFTVAVENGAGVASSFEDKAYQEAGAEILSLQNVWESDIILKVNAPLDNEIALLQDGATLVSFIWPAQNAALLEKLAEKNINVMAMDSVPRISRAQSLDALSSMANIAGYRAVVEAAHEFGRFFTGQITAAGKVPPAKVMVIGAGVAGLAAIGAAGSLGAIVRAFDTRPEVKEQVQSMGAEFLELDFKEEAGSGDGYAKVMSKAFIDAEMALFAEQAKDVDIIITTALIPGKPAPRLITKEMVDSMKPGSVVVDLAAQNGGNCEYTVPNEVFTTEHGVKIIGYTDLAARLPAQSSQLYGTNLVNLLKLLCKEKDGNINIDFDDVVIRGVTVIRAGEVTWPAPPIQVSAQPKAAPAAKPQEKPVAKPVSPWKKYSLLAIAFLLFAWLANVAPKEFLSHFTVFALSCVVGYYVVWNVSHSLHTPLMSVTNAISGIIVVGALLQIGSGGWVSLFSFIAILIASINIFGGFTVTQRMLKMFRKG, encoded by the coding sequence ATGCGAATTGGTATACCCAAAGAGCGACTTTCTAATGAAACAAGAGTTGCAGCTACACCCGCTACGGTGACTCAACTCATAAAATTAGGATTTACAGTCGCAGTTGAAAATGGTGCAGGCGTTGCCTCAAGCTTTGAAGATAAAGCTTATCAGGAAGCCGGTGCCGAGATCCTCTCTCTTCAAAATGTTTGGGAATCAGACATTATTTTGAAGGTAAATGCACCACTGGATAATGAAATTGCGTTGCTACAAGATGGCGCAACATTAGTGAGTTTTATTTGGCCAGCTCAAAATGCGGCATTACTCGAAAAGTTAGCTGAAAAGAATATTAACGTGATGGCAATGGATAGTGTGCCACGTATTTCTCGTGCACAATCTCTTGATGCGTTAAGTTCAATGGCAAACATCGCTGGTTACCGCGCTGTTGTAGAAGCTGCCCATGAATTCGGAAGATTCTTTACTGGGCAAATCACTGCCGCAGGTAAAGTGCCACCAGCTAAAGTTATGGTTATTGGTGCTGGTGTTGCAGGTCTTGCAGCGATTGGTGCCGCAGGAAGCCTTGGTGCAATTGTTCGTGCATTCGATACTCGTCCTGAAGTTAAAGAGCAAGTTCAAAGCATGGGCGCTGAATTCCTAGAGCTTGATTTTAAAGAAGAAGCAGGCAGTGGTGATGGCTATGCTAAGGTAATGTCAAAAGCATTTATTGATGCTGAAATGGCATTATTTGCAGAACAAGCAAAAGATGTGGATATCATCATTACAACGGCATTAATTCCAGGAAAACCAGCGCCTCGTTTAATTACGAAAGAGATGGTCGATTCAATGAAGCCGGGAAGTGTTGTAGTAGACCTTGCGGCTCAAAATGGTGGTAACTGTGAATATACCGTGCCTAATGAAGTCTTTACGACAGAACATGGTGTAAAAATCATTGGTTATACTGATTTAGCGGCTCGTTTACCGGCACAGTCATCTCAACTTTATGGTACTAACTTAGTTAACCTATTGAAATTATTGTGTAAAGAAAAAGACGGTAATATCAATATTGATTTTGATGATGTTGTTATTCGTGGTGTGACTGTGATTCGTGCTGGTGAAGTCACATGGCCTGCGCCACCAATTCAAGTCTCAGCACAACCTAAGGCCGCACCTGCTGCAAAACCACAAGAAAAACCCGTTGCTAAACCGGTTTCACCTTGGAAGAAATACAGTTTATTAGCGATAGCCTTTTTATTGTTTGCATGGCTTGCAAATGTTGCACCGAAAGAGTTTTTATCTCACTTTACGGTATTCGCACTTTCTTGTGTTGTAGGTTATTACGTTGTTTGGAATGTAAGCCATTCATTGCACACGCCATTAATGTCAGTGACTAATGCAATTTCGGGCATTATCGTCGTCGGTGCTTTACTCCAAATTGGTAGCGGTGGCTGGGTTAGCCTATTTTCATTTATCGCAATATTGATTGCGAGTATTAATATTTTTGGTGGATTTACTGTTACTCAACGTATGTTGAAAATGTTCCGTAAAGGATAA
- the ydgH gene encoding DUF1471 family protein YdgH: MKLKTSVIAAAMLSLTNITVAQAAQELTPEQAAELKPFERITVIGRFNAIYEAADAVSRRADKVGADSFYIQGLDDISDSGNMSVTADLYHKDAPKADKENYRVFHGVKELPKPEAILLQPFDTVSIRGYYPTTPDINDAIAKAAAKKGAASFFIVRNVSTNDGGNQEVTAYIYKKDAPKRAIQAPEAVVPYDSDAGRALIAEGGAAANKVEKPGLASNTDFDRSVGTFADTQTSGASGRYTVTLPDGTEIQEVNKAAAALMDPFDTITFSGYFVNSPEISYQVAKRAAAKGAKYYHITNEWQSDGGTVTITADLFK; the protein is encoded by the coding sequence ATGAAGCTGAAAACCTCAGTCATCGCAGCAGCGATGTTGTCTTTAACTAATATCACTGTTGCGCAGGCTGCTCAGGAATTAACACCCGAACAAGCTGCAGAACTAAAACCATTTGAAAGAATTACAGTTATCGGTCGTTTTAACGCTATTTATGAAGCCGCTGATGCGGTCTCTCGTCGTGCGGATAAAGTCGGTGCTGATAGTTTCTATATTCAAGGTCTAGATGATATTAGTGATAGCGGCAACATGAGTGTTACTGCTGATCTATACCATAAAGATGCACCAAAAGCAGATAAAGAAAACTATCGCGTCTTTCATGGCGTGAAAGAACTACCAAAACCTGAAGCAATTCTGCTACAACCATTTGATACCGTTTCTATCCGTGGTTACTACCCTACAACCCCTGATATTAACGACGCAATTGCAAAAGCGGCAGCTAAAAAAGGTGCAGCATCATTCTTTATTGTTCGTAACGTATCAACAAATGATGGTGGTAACCAAGAAGTAACAGCTTATATCTACAAAAAAGATGCGCCTAAACGTGCAATTCAAGCACCAGAGGCTGTCGTTCCTTATGATTCAGATGCAGGTCGCGCACTTATTGCAGAAGGCGGAGCCGCTGCCAATAAAGTTGAGAAACCAGGTCTTGCATCAAACACTGATTTTGATAGAAGTGTAGGAACATTTGCTGATACACAAACTTCAGGTGCTAGTGGTCGTTACACTGTCACATTACCTGATGGTACTGAAATCCAAGAAGTTAACAAAGCAGCAGCTGCATTAATGGACCCGTTTGATACCATTACATTTAGCGGATACTTTGTAAACTCACCAGAAATTTCTTATCAGGTTGCTAAACGTGCGGCAGCAAAAGGTGCCAAGTACTACCATATTACAAATGAATGGCAAAGTGATGGTGGTACAGTCACTATTACCGCTGACCTATTCAAGTAA
- the pntB gene encoding Re/Si-specific NAD(P)(+) transhydrogenase subunit beta, giving the protein MSSGVVTAAYIVAAILFIFSLAGLSKHETSKQGNYFGIAGMAIALFATIFGPYAGNVGWIIIAMVIGAVIGIRLAKKVEMTQMPELVAILHSFVGLAAVLVGFNSYLDHNTAMDPVMVNIHLTEVFLGIFIGAVTFTGSIVAYGKLSGKMSSKPMMLPNRHKLNLAALVVSFLLMVWFVKTDSVGLQVFLIIIMTVIALAFGWHLVASIGGADMPVVVSMLNSYSGWAAAAAGFMLSNDLLIVTGALVGSSGAILSYIMCKAMNRSFISVIAGGFGTDGSASTEEGEMGEYRETTAEEVADMLKNSTSVIITPGYGLAVAQAQYPVHDITEKLRQRGVKVRFGIHPVAGRLPGHMNVLLAEAKVPYDVVLEMDEINDDFSDTDTVLVIGANDTVNPAAQDDPNSPIAGMPVLEVWKAQNVIVFKRSMNTGYAGVQNPLFFKENTQMLFGDAKASVDAILKAL; this is encoded by the coding sequence ATGTCCAGCGGAGTTGTTACAGCGGCATATATTGTCGCCGCGATATTATTTATTTTCAGCCTTGCCGGCTTATCAAAGCATGAAACCTCTAAACAAGGTAACTATTTTGGTATTGCAGGGATGGCAATTGCCTTGTTCGCAACCATTTTCGGGCCTTATGCTGGCAATGTGGGTTGGATCATTATTGCAATGGTAATCGGTGCCGTTATTGGTATCCGTTTAGCTAAAAAAGTCGAAATGACTCAAATGCCAGAATTGGTCGCAATCTTACACAGCTTTGTAGGTTTAGCGGCAGTTTTAGTGGGCTTTAACAGTTATCTTGACCACAATACAGCAATGGACCCTGTCATGGTGAATATTCACCTAACAGAAGTCTTTTTAGGGATCTTCATTGGTGCTGTTACATTTACAGGTTCAATTGTCGCTTATGGTAAATTAAGCGGAAAAATGTCCTCTAAACCGATGATGTTACCTAATCGTCATAAATTAAACCTTGCTGCTTTAGTGGTTTCTTTTTTATTGATGGTTTGGTTTGTTAAAACTGACAGCGTTGGTTTACAAGTTTTCTTAATCATCATCATGACAGTGATTGCCTTGGCATTTGGTTGGCATTTAGTTGCTTCAATTGGTGGCGCAGATATGCCAGTTGTTGTTTCGATGCTGAACTCTTACTCTGGATGGGCAGCTGCCGCAGCTGGTTTTATGTTAAGCAATGACTTGTTAATTGTAACGGGTGCATTAGTGGGTTCTTCAGGTGCTATCCTTTCTTATATTATGTGTAAGGCGATGAATCGTTCTTTTATTAGCGTAATCGCAGGTGGATTTGGTACTGATGGCTCAGCTTCAACAGAAGAAGGTGAAATGGGTGAGTACCGCGAAACAACCGCTGAAGAAGTGGCTGATATGCTGAAAAACTCAACCTCTGTCATTATCACTCCAGGTTATGGATTAGCGGTTGCTCAAGCACAATACCCTGTACATGATATTACTGAAAAATTACGCCAACGTGGTGTGAAAGTGCGTTTTGGTATTCATCCAGTCGCAGGGCGTTTACCGGGTCATATGAATGTGTTGTTAGCAGAAGCTAAAGTGCCTTATGACGTTGTATTAGAAATGGATGAAATCAATGATGATTTCTCTGACACTGATACAGTCTTAGTTATTGGCGCTAACGATACAGTAAACCCAGCGGCACAAGATGATCCAAATAGCCCAATTGCAGGTATGCCAGTATTAGAAGTGTGGAAAGCGCAGAATGTTATTGTGTTTAAACGCTCAATGAATACCGGTTATGCAGGGGTGCAAAATCCACTGTTCTTTAAAGAGAATACACAAATGTTGTTTGGCGATGCTAAAGCCAGTGTGGATGCCATTTTAAAAGCACTGTAA
- a CDS encoding basic amino acid/polyamine antiporter — protein sequence MNKKLGLISLTALVLSSMVGAGVFSLPQNMAEVASPAALIIGWVITGIGILFLATSLLLLSRLRPDLDGGIFTYAKEGFGEFIGFCSAWGYWVCAVVANVSYLVIVFAAFSFFTDTPENVIFGDGNTWQALIGESILLWVVHFLVLRGVQTAASINLMATMAKLLPLGLFVIVALLAFNMDIFTLDFKGVNLGVPVWDQVKNTMLITLWVFIGIEGAVVVSARAKNRRDVGLATVLAVVIALIIYILVTLLSQGLVSQAELAAMKNPSMAPLLVQLIGSIGEIIIAAGLILSVCGAYLSWTIMAAEVPYIAALHHSFPKQLGKQNKNDAPSSSLWFTNCAVQFSLVLIWLTGSNYNTLLTIASEMILVPYFLVGAFLFKVAIARSSRALLLIAIPASLYGLWLLYASGVINLLLSVVLYAPGILIFLYTRKQYKDKKPLLLSEKILLALVLFGAIPALGYLAIS from the coding sequence TTGAATAAGAAACTTGGCTTAATATCACTCACCGCTTTAGTATTAAGCTCAATGGTTGGTGCAGGTGTATTCAGTTTGCCTCAAAATATGGCCGAAGTTGCTAGCCCTGCCGCATTAATTATTGGTTGGGTGATAACCGGCATTGGTATTCTCTTTCTTGCTACATCTTTATTACTCCTCTCTCGCCTGCGACCTGATCTTGATGGTGGTATTTTTACCTACGCGAAAGAAGGATTTGGCGAATTCATTGGTTTTTGTTCAGCGTGGGGTTATTGGGTCTGCGCTGTTGTTGCTAACGTTTCTTATCTTGTTATTGTTTTTGCTGCCTTTAGTTTTTTTACAGATACACCAGAGAACGTTATTTTTGGTGATGGGAATACATGGCAGGCATTAATTGGAGAATCAATCTTACTTTGGGTTGTCCATTTTCTTGTATTGCGTGGTGTGCAAACTGCAGCTAGCATTAATTTAATGGCGACAATGGCAAAACTTCTTCCTTTAGGATTATTTGTTATTGTCGCCCTATTAGCTTTCAATATGGATATATTTACCCTTGATTTTAAAGGTGTAAATTTGGGTGTTCCTGTTTGGGATCAAGTCAAAAATACCATGCTGATTACACTGTGGGTATTTATTGGTATTGAAGGCGCGGTCGTAGTTTCCGCAAGAGCTAAAAATCGTCGTGATGTTGGTTTAGCAACTGTACTTGCTGTTGTCATCGCATTAATTATCTATATTCTTGTCACTTTATTATCGCAAGGTTTAGTTAGCCAAGCTGAATTGGCGGCGATGAAAAACCCGTCAATGGCACCATTACTTGTTCAACTTATTGGTAGCATAGGCGAGATAATTATTGCAGCGGGTCTTATTCTCTCTGTATGTGGTGCTTATTTAAGTTGGACAATTATGGCAGCAGAAGTGCCTTATATTGCCGCACTACATCATTCTTTCCCTAAACAATTAGGAAAGCAGAATAAAAATGATGCGCCTTCATCTTCATTATGGTTTACCAACTGTGCAGTCCAATTCTCTTTAGTTTTAATTTGGTTGACGGGAAGTAACTACAATACATTGCTGACCATTGCATCAGAGATGATCCTTGTTCCTTACTTTCTTGTTGGTGCATTTTTATTTAAAGTCGCAATTGCACGCAGTAGTCGTGCTTTATTATTAATAGCTATACCTGCAAGTCTATATGGCTTATGGCTACTTTATGCATCAGGTGTTATTAACTTATTACTCTCTGTTGTACTTTATGCACCTGGTATCCTGATATTTTTATACACCCGAAAACAATATAAAGATAAAAAGCCACTATTGTTAAGTGAAAAAATTCTGTTGGCGCTTGTCTTATTTGGCGCTATTCCTGCGTTAGGTTATTTAGCTATATCCTAA
- the hrpA gene encoding ATP-dependent RNA helicase HrpA: protein MTLSSATLYQEIEQLSLREQQRLRKRLRGVAKINNEESKQAVLSAIKDDITTAQQMIIRRRANCPEITYPENLPVSQKKDAIYNAIRDNQVVIIAGETGSGKTTQIPKICLELGRGIKGFIGHTQPRRLAARSVAERIAHELKSTLGESVGYKVRFSDHVGDNTLVKLMTDGILLAELQQDKLLLQYDTIIIDEAHERSLNIDFILGYLKQLLPKRPDLKVIITSATIDPERFSKHFNQAPIIEVSGRTYPVEVRYRPIGGDELDNDKDMTDGIVDAIDELSRESAGDILIFMSGEREIRDTADALNKLQLRHTEVLPLFARLSNSEQNRIFHPHNGRRIILATNVAETSLTVPGIKYVIDTGFARISRYSYRTKVQRLPIEPISQASANQRKGRCGRVSDGICIRLYSEDDFISRSEFTDPEILRTNLASVILQMTSIGLGDISAFPFVQPPDKRNIQDGVRLLEELGALQNETDHNGAYRLTPMGKQLAQLPIDPRLARMVLEARKYGAVKELMVITSALSIQDPRERPMDKQQASDEKHRRFQDKDSDFLSFLNMWDYLKTQQKELSHSQFRKLCRQEFLNFMRVREWQDVYTQLRQVVKELGFPVNSEPADFRSVHVALLSGLLSHIGQKDADKQEFTGARNARFSIYPGSGLFKKPPKWTMVAELVETSRLWGRIAARVEPEWIEPIAEHLVKHHYSEPHWSKAQGAVMANEKVTLYGLPIVASRPINYSQIDPLLCRELFIRHALVEGDWQTRHAFFRENLKLRTEVEELEHKSRRRDILVDDETMFTFYDQRIPQDVVSSRHFDKWWKEAQKASPDLLNFEKSMLIKDDAKRVSALDYPNYWHQDNLKLRLTYQFEPGTAADGVTVHIPLPILNQVKEEGFDWQIPGIRHELIVALIKSLPKPIRRNFVPAPNYASAFLERVPQVEGSLLDKLENELRRMTGVTVDRESWQLDQVADHLKMTFRVVGDKNKTLAESKDLNKLKENLKEKVQETLSAVADDGIEQQDLHIWSFGDLPQRYEQKRGGYSVKAYPALVDEKNSVSIKLFETESEQQTSMWEGVRRLLLLNIPSPIKYLHEKLPNKAKLGLYFNPYGKVLELIDDCIACGVDKLMASYGGLIWQEGEYQKLQEYVRAELNDAVVEIAKQVEAILTQVFAINKRLKGRVDISVAFALSDIKAQLGQLVFPGFVTSHGWKRLADIPRYLSAIEKRMEKLAIDPNRDRAQMSRVENVIQQWQQWLGKLTEKQKQQEEVQNIRWMIEELRVSLFAQQIGTPYPISDKRILQAMEQVSFN from the coding sequence GGATCAAGGGTTTTATTGGCCACACTCAGCCTCGTCGTTTAGCTGCACGTTCAGTGGCTGAACGTATCGCTCATGAATTAAAAAGCACGTTAGGAGAATCTGTAGGTTATAAGGTTCGCTTTAGTGATCATGTTGGTGATAATACCCTCGTTAAGCTAATGACAGACGGTATTTTATTGGCTGAATTACAGCAAGATAAACTGCTATTACAATATGACACCATCATTATTGATGAAGCCCATGAACGTAGCTTAAATATCGACTTTATTCTTGGTTATTTAAAGCAGCTATTACCTAAGCGCCCTGATTTAAAAGTCATTATTACTTCTGCAACCATTGATCCTGAACGTTTTTCCAAACATTTCAATCAAGCGCCTATCATTGAAGTTTCAGGTCGAACTTATCCTGTTGAAGTGAGATATCGTCCTATTGGTGGTGACGAACTTGATAATGATAAGGATATGACAGATGGCATTGTTGATGCTATTGATGAATTAAGCAGAGAAAGTGCGGGTGATATTCTTATTTTTATGAGCGGTGAGCGAGAAATTCGCGATACTGCTGATGCGCTGAATAAACTACAACTTCGCCATACTGAAGTATTGCCTTTATTTGCCCGTTTATCTAACAGTGAACAAAATCGAATTTTTCATCCTCATAACGGCAGGCGTATTATTTTAGCCACTAACGTTGCCGAAACTTCATTAACTGTACCAGGCATTAAGTACGTTATTGATACCGGTTTTGCACGTATTAGTCGTTATAGTTATCGAACTAAAGTACAACGACTTCCAATAGAACCTATTTCTCAAGCTTCAGCAAATCAGAGAAAAGGGCGTTGTGGCCGTGTTTCTGATGGTATTTGTATTCGTCTTTATTCAGAAGATGATTTTATTTCTCGTTCTGAATTTACTGATCCTGAAATATTAAGAACTAACCTTGCATCGGTTATTTTGCAAATGACATCGATAGGGTTGGGGGATATTAGTGCTTTCCCATTTGTACAGCCACCGGATAAACGCAATATTCAAGATGGTGTGCGTTTATTAGAAGAACTAGGCGCGTTACAAAATGAAACCGATCACAATGGTGCTTATCGTTTAACCCCAATGGGGAAACAACTTGCTCAACTTCCTATCGATCCTCGTTTGGCGAGAATGGTACTTGAAGCGCGTAAATATGGTGCAGTAAAAGAATTGATGGTTATTACATCTGCACTTTCAATTCAAGATCCGCGCGAAAGACCGATGGATAAACAGCAAGCTTCTGATGAAAAACATCGTCGCTTCCAAGATAAAGATTCTGATTTCTTGTCTTTTTTAAATATGTGGGATTATTTAAAAACTCAACAAAAAGAGTTGAGTCATTCTCAATTTAGAAAGCTGTGTCGGCAAGAGTTTTTAAACTTTATGCGTGTTCGAGAGTGGCAAGATGTTTATACGCAATTACGACAAGTTGTTAAAGAACTCGGCTTTCCTGTTAACAGTGAACCTGCCGATTTTAGAAGCGTCCATGTTGCGTTATTAAGTGGTTTATTGTCGCATATTGGACAAAAAGATGCTGATAAACAAGAGTTTACTGGGGCGCGAAATGCGCGCTTTTCTATTTATCCGGGGTCTGGTTTATTTAAAAAACCACCAAAATGGACAATGGTCGCTGAACTGGTCGAAACCTCTCGTTTATGGGGGCGAATTGCAGCACGCGTAGAGCCAGAATGGATTGAACCTATAGCTGAACATTTAGTGAAACATCACTATAGCGAGCCACATTGGTCAAAAGCGCAAGGCGCTGTAATGGCTAATGAAAAAGTTACGCTATATGGTTTACCTATTGTTGCCTCTCGACCTATTAATTATAGCCAAATTGATCCGTTATTATGCCGGGAGCTTTTTATTCGCCATGCGTTAGTAGAAGGTGATTGGCAAACTCGTCATGCATTTTTCCGTGAAAATTTAAAATTACGGACTGAAGTGGAAGAGTTAGAGCATAAATCTCGTCGTCGTGACATTCTTGTTGATGATGAAACAATGTTTACTTTCTACGATCAACGAATACCACAAGACGTTGTTTCATCACGTCATTTTGATAAATGGTGGAAAGAAGCACAAAAAGCATCACCGGATCTGCTTAACTTTGAAAAGAGCATGCTTATCAAAGATGATGCTAAGCGTGTGAGTGCATTAGATTATCCAAATTATTGGCATCAAGATAATTTAAAATTGCGCTTAACTTATCAATTTGAACCGGGTACAGCGGCTGATGGTGTCACTGTTCATATTCCATTACCGATTTTAAATCAGGTAAAAGAGGAAGGTTTTGATTGGCAAATTCCGGGCATTCGCCATGAATTGATAGTGGCTTTAATTAAGTCATTACCAAAACCTATTCGTCGTAATTTTGTCCCAGCACCTAATTATGCCTCTGCTTTTTTAGAGCGCGTACCTCAAGTTGAAGGTAGCTTACTCGATAAACTCGAAAATGAATTACGCCGTATGACAGGCGTGACTGTTGATAGAGAGAGTTGGCAACTAGACCAAGTTGCTGATCACTTAAAAATGACATTCCGTGTTGTTGGCGATAAAAATAAAACACTGGCAGAAAGTAAAGATCTCAATAAATTAAAAGAGAACTTAAAGGAAAAAGTGCAAGAAACATTATCAGCAGTCGCTGATGATGGCATTGAACAACAAGATTTACATATTTGGAGTTTTGGAGATTTGCCTCAGCGTTATGAGCAAAAACGCGGTGGCTATTCAGTGAAAGCTTATCCGGCACTCGTTGATGAAAAAAACAGTGTGAGTATTAAGCTTTTTGAAACCGAATCTGAACAACAAACTTCCATGTGGGAAGGCGTAAGACGCTTATTGTTATTAAATATTCCGTCACCGATAAAATACCTACATGAGAAATTACCTAACAAAGCAAAACTGGGTCTTTACTTTAACCCTTATGGCAAAGTGTTAGAGCTGATTGATGATTGTATTGCTTGTGGTGTTGATAAACTTATGGCTTCTTATGGTGGTTTAATTTGGCAAGAAGGCGAATATCAAAAACTGCAAGAATATGTCAGAGCTGAGTTAAATGATGCTGTGGTTGAAATAGCAAAACAAGTTGAAGCGATTTTAACTCAAGTATTTGCTATCAATAAGCGTCTAAAAGGGCGGGTGGATATTAGTGTTGCTTTTGCATTATCTGATATTAAAGCCCAACTTGGTCAGTTAGTTTTTCCTGGTTTTGTGACTTCGCATGGATGGAAACGTCTTGCGGATATTCCTCGTTATTTGAGTGCAATTGAAAAACGAATGGAAAAATTGGCCATTGATCCTAATCGTGATCGCGCTCAAATGAGCCGAGTTGAAAATGTTATTCAGCAGTGGCAACAGTGGTTAGGTAAGTTAACAGAGAAACAAAAGCAGCAAGAAGAAGTGCAAAATATTCGTTGGATGATAGAGGAGCTTAGAGTAAGCCTGTTTGCTCAACAGATAGGTACACCATATCCAATATCAGACAAACGTATATTACAGGCGATGGAACAAGTCAGTTTTAACTAA